Proteins from one Lacrimispora sphenoides genomic window:
- a CDS encoding sporulation initiation factor Spo0A C-terminal domain-containing protein yields the protein MSLRNIYRKIAKGHGVSVAEVKREMQSAIDYAYKKNDKSERERVIQESFSCKGEVPDAEELINASVRKLKGNRS from the coding sequence ATGAGTTTAAGAAACATATATCGTAAAATCGCTAAAGGGCATGGTGTATCGGTTGCAGAAGTAAAAAGAGAAATGCAATCGGCAATTGACTATGCTTATAAAAAGAATGATAAATCTGAGCGTGAAAGGGTTATTCAAGAGAGTTTTTCTTGTAAGGGAGAAGTGCCTGATGCGGAAGAACTTATTAACGCCTCGGTTCGTAAATTAAAAGGCAACAGATCATAA
- a CDS encoding carbohydrate ABC transporter permease, with amino-acid sequence MTAASKKQVWKIFKFAVLSVFLVLTMFPFLWMLLTSLKGSQGEIYAFPVRYLPDPVSFVNYAAMLWKGNFARYLCNSFFTSSVAAACAVFISILASYVISRFRFRFKNVLLLFFLVTQMIPMFIMLAPLYQMLGKMRMLNNLYGLAMLYTNMMIPFSVVTLCGFFDGVPKSLEEAAWIDGCGYLQALFQVIVPVIMPGIAATFIFAFINSWNELFMSVMFIDVDKFKTIPVGLNALILKYDIKWGEMAAGTIMSLIPTMCLFTFAQKYMIEGLTAGSVKG; translated from the coding sequence ATGACTGCAGCAAGTAAAAAACAGGTGTGGAAAATCTTTAAGTTTGCCGTACTTTCTGTCTTTCTTGTGTTGACCATGTTCCCTTTTCTATGGATGCTGCTTACTTCATTAAAGGGATCTCAGGGCGAGATTTACGCATTCCCGGTGAGATATCTGCCGGATCCGGTCTCTTTCGTCAATTATGCGGCAATGCTCTGGAAAGGTAATTTTGCCAGATACTTATGTAATTCATTTTTTACATCTTCTGTGGCAGCTGCCTGTGCGGTCTTTATTTCCATTCTTGCCAGTTATGTTATCAGCAGATTCCGTTTCCGCTTTAAAAATGTGTTGCTGCTGTTTTTCCTGGTTACGCAGATGATACCGATGTTCATTATGCTGGCACCATTGTATCAGATGTTAGGCAAGATGCGGATGCTGAATAATTTGTATGGCCTGGCAATGCTATACACAAATATGATGATACCTTTTTCTGTTGTAACTTTATGCGGCTTTTTTGACGGAGTACCTAAATCTCTGGAAGAAGCGGCATGGATTGATGGCTGCGGCTATCTGCAGGCATTATTTCAGGTGATTGTACCGGTCATTATGCCGGGCATCGCCGCCACATTTATCTTTGCATTCATCAATTCCTGGAATGAACTTTTTATGTCGGTTATGTTTATTGATGTGGATAAATTTAAGACAATACCGGTAGGACTTAACGCTCTGATCTTAAAATATGATATAAAATGGGGGGAAATGGCAGCAGGTACCATTATGTCCTTGATTCCCACCATGTGTTTGTTTACCTTTGCACAGAAATATATGATAGAAGGGCTTACAGCCGGATCGGTGAAAGGATGA
- a CDS encoding LytR/AlgR family response regulator transcription factor, with protein MIEIAVCDDERYLLRELETCLYELGKSAGIQVDVECYEDGKDLVKVVNEGKRYDIIYLDVRMRHMDGLEAAYKIREIDRTVQMVYVTSHDRCMKETFRVAPIGFITKPIKKKEFEETFYYALRLVEEQDAYYRFRYMKSDYKVAIRDILYFESKLRVAEITLQDGCLKEYRALNDIEKSLEQSTGRFLRIHKSYLVNYQHVIRMGYEEIEMPKGIILPLSRTYKKSVEEKLRQFKKR; from the coding sequence GTGATTGAGATAGCTGTTTGTGATGATGAACGTTACTTGCTGAGAGAATTGGAAACATGTTTGTATGAACTTGGAAAGAGTGCGGGGATTCAGGTAGACGTGGAATGTTATGAAGACGGAAAAGACCTGGTTAAAGTAGTTAACGAAGGAAAGCGGTATGACATTATTTATCTGGATGTCCGGATGAGACATATGGATGGCCTGGAAGCGGCATATAAAATACGTGAAATAGACCGTACAGTGCAAATGGTGTATGTGACATCTCATGACAGATGCATGAAAGAAACCTTCCGGGTTGCACCAATTGGATTTATTACAAAACCCATAAAAAAGAAAGAATTTGAGGAAACCTTTTATTATGCATTAAGGCTTGTAGAGGAACAGGATGCGTATTACCGTTTCCGGTATATGAAGTCGGATTATAAAGTGGCAATACGTGATATTCTGTATTTTGAAAGCAAGCTTCGGGTGGCTGAAATTACTTTGCAGGATGGCTGCTTAAAAGAATATAGAGCGTTAAATGATATAGAAAAAAGCCTGGAACAAAGCACAGGGAGATTTTTACGGATACATAAGTCTTATCTGGTAAATTACCAGCATGTTATTCGAATGGGGTATGAAGAAATAGAGATGCCGAAAGGAATCATATTGCCCTTGAGCAGGACGTACAAAAAGTCGGTAGAAGAAAAATTGAGACAGTTTAAAAAGAGGTAA
- a CDS encoding ABC transporter substrate-binding protein, with product MRKKRAAVLVLAAAAILSGCSGKTAAEATASANGETAKTEAAKTDNGKPGDAVTISLVESLTSPERTAVLRGIADKYEAEHPNIKIDIVSPPLENADAKITQMLMNGSGVDIVEVRDSTITQFVTNEWIADLQKYLDGWSEKDTLTDSAKEVIHYMKDGAYMVPYGFYQRGLYYRADWFKEKGLKQPETWQDLYDSGVAVTDPANSRFGYSFRGGTSGYQYADTIYWSWIGTDKLADPNAGYYLKDGNGATIFTLPEVKEALHFYKDLFKNASPTDSIAWGFSEMVQGFVGGTTSMLIQDPEVIATCSADLQDDQWDLVPFPKGPSGQAVFPNGFAGWGMTSFTEHPDEAADFLLYLSNSENNTYFAKNYSTIPIHSNAADKDSYFSEARFAMYMDMAKEPAVYRHAAYPQMYEAFATYKTEVDTMYQKYLTDEITDDDLLKWLDEFWTKAYQDEGQKW from the coding sequence ATGAGGAAAAAAAGAGCAGCAGTATTGGTGTTGGCAGCGGCGGCTATTCTGTCAGGATGCAGCGGGAAGACAGCCGCAGAAGCAACAGCATCAGCAAACGGGGAAACAGCAAAGACAGAAGCTGCGAAGACAGACAATGGTAAGCCGGGGGATGCGGTTACCATCAGCCTGGTAGAATCCCTGACCAGTCCGGAACGTACGGCTGTTTTACGAGGAATTGCGGACAAGTATGAGGCAGAGCATCCCAATATCAAGATTGATATTGTATCCCCGCCATTGGAGAATGCTGATGCGAAAATCACCCAGATGCTGATGAATGGAAGCGGTGTGGATATCGTAGAAGTAAGAGATTCCACAATTACCCAGTTTGTGACCAATGAATGGATTGCAGATCTTCAGAAATACCTGGATGGCTGGTCGGAAAAAGACACTTTAACAGATTCTGCAAAAGAAGTAATCCATTACATGAAAGACGGAGCTTACATGGTTCCTTATGGATTTTATCAGAGAGGTCTTTACTACAGGGCCGACTGGTTTAAGGAAAAAGGCTTGAAGCAGCCTGAAACCTGGCAGGATCTCTATGACTCGGGAGTTGCCGTTACGGATCCGGCAAACAGCCGTTTTGGTTATTCTTTCCGTGGCGGCACAAGCGGTTACCAGTATGCAGATACGATTTACTGGAGCTGGATCGGTACAGATAAGCTTGCAGATCCCAATGCCGGCTATTATTTGAAAGATGGCAATGGGGCAACCATTTTTACACTGCCAGAGGTAAAGGAAGCACTTCATTTCTATAAGGATCTTTTTAAAAATGCTTCTCCAACGGATTCCATAGCATGGGGCTTTTCGGAGATGGTACAGGGCTTTGTGGGAGGAACCACCTCTATGCTGATTCAGGATCCGGAAGTAATTGCGACCTGCTCCGCCGATTTACAGGATGACCAGTGGGATTTAGTTCCCTTCCCCAAGGGACCGTCCGGCCAGGCTGTTTTTCCAAATGGATTCGCCGGCTGGGGCATGACATCCTTTACAGAACATCCGGATGAGGCAGCGGATTTCCTTTTGTACTTGTCCAATTCCGAGAATAATACATACTTTGCAAAGAATTATTCCACAATCCCGATTCACAGTAATGCAGCAGATAAAGACAGTTATTTTTCAGAGGCACGGTTCGCGATGTATATGGACATGGCAAAAGAGCCGGCTGTATACCGTCATGCGGCATATCCTCAGATGTATGAAGCGTTTGCCACATATAAAACAGAGGTTGATACCATGTATCAGAAGTATCTCACCGACGAGATTACGGATGATGACCTGTTAAAATGGCTGGATGAATTCTGGACAAAAGCATATCAGGATGAAGGACAGAAGTGGTAA
- a CDS encoding DUF6485 family protein, which produces MANQNQFCTCTETTCKLNPCNHNLGCDPCIRKNLKQGEIPGCFFHLISDDTSQLKEFTIESFVQFYLKNKE; this is translated from the coding sequence ATGGCAAACCAAAACCAATTTTGCACCTGCACAGAAACCACCTGCAAACTAAACCCATGCAATCACAATCTTGGCTGTGACCCATGTATCCGAAAGAATTTAAAGCAAGGAGAAATCCCTGGCTGTTTCTTTCACCTAATCAGTGATGATACATCTCAGCTTAAAGAATTTACTATTGAAAGTTTTGTCCAGTTCTATTTAAAAAATAAAGAATAG
- a CDS encoding ATP-binding protein, with the protein MAYGGGAHIVIFLLSGMVLYPIFYMLVETSEIKGTDTFGWLFMAALILTVMNLSMYPIYLRLVETIQLKRNSSMYVKQLESYEKQHGLEEAAAEEIQEMKHDMKQHLIYLQELTKSDQKEKLLVTLEHLIGQTGSIGRLESRTGNLIIDAFVNHVWEKTCKKGILLHTKLDVPHVMKIKDEDLGVLLGNALDNAVEASEHVKRGKGEIWIEITYEKGYLYIFVRNRYQGKIEYNKENRLESQKEEAFHGWGIHSMKKIAKKYHGHVELDWEGDIFSLETILYDDI; encoded by the coding sequence GTGGCTTATGGCGGAGGCGCCCATATAGTCATATTTTTGTTATCAGGAATGGTGTTATATCCTATCTTTTATATGCTGGTAGAAACATCGGAAATAAAAGGAACGGATACCTTTGGCTGGCTGTTTATGGCAGCGCTGATATTAACGGTTATGAATCTATCCATGTACCCCATTTACTTAAGATTAGTGGAAACCATTCAGCTAAAAAGGAATTCTTCTATGTATGTAAAACAATTGGAAAGCTATGAAAAACAGCATGGCCTGGAGGAAGCAGCGGCAGAAGAGATACAGGAAATGAAACATGATATGAAACAGCACCTGATCTATTTACAAGAGCTGACAAAATCTGATCAAAAAGAAAAATTATTAGTGACTTTGGAACATTTGATCGGCCAAACAGGGAGCATAGGACGATTGGAGTCAAGAACAGGAAATTTGATAATAGATGCTTTTGTAAATCATGTGTGGGAAAAGACCTGTAAAAAAGGGATACTTTTACATACAAAGCTGGATGTGCCTCATGTGATGAAGATAAAAGATGAAGATCTGGGGGTTTTGCTGGGAAATGCCTTGGACAATGCGGTAGAGGCTTCAGAACATGTAAAAAGGGGCAAGGGAGAGATTTGGATAGAGATAACGTATGAAAAAGGATATTTGTATATTTTCGTCAGAAACCGCTATCAGGGAAAAATAGAGTATAATAAAGAAAACAGACTGGAAAGCCAGAAAGAAGAGGCATTTCATGGCTGGGGGATTCACTCGATGAAGAAGATAGCAAAAAAATATCATGGTCATGTGGAATTGGATTGGGAGGGAGATATATTTTCATTGGAAACTATATTATACGATGATATATAA
- a CDS encoding trans-sulfuration enzyme family protein, which translates to MSDQSQYLKSDKLITAHYGEEYEHYYNAVVPPVFMNSLNVFETIDEYYDFDRTDKHKYCYGRVQNPTVRILEDKIAALEHGAGALAFASGMAAATTAVLTACRTGSHVICIHNSYGPLKDFLTGYCKEHLDISTTFVKGDCVEEFEGSITDKTDLIVLESPSSLVFSLQDIEAISKIAKEHQALVYIDNTFCTPIYQQPLTLGADIVMHTTSKYIGGHSDIIGGMLAVKDPALMKKLTANRELFGGIAGPMEAWLMIRGLRTLSVRIAQHQETAMEVAKFLEKHPKVKNVYYPGLESHPQYGLMKKQQSGNTGLLSFEINGTLKDAVKAAESLRIFKIGVSWGGFESLAFLPHARLEENACKVLGGSQNIIRIHCGLEGTDALISDLESALAQI; encoded by the coding sequence ATGTCAGATCAGAGCCAGTATTTAAAGAGTGATAAATTAATTACCGCACATTACGGTGAGGAATATGAGCATTATTATAATGCTGTAGTTCCGCCGGTTTTCATGAATTCACTGAATGTATTTGAAACCATAGACGAATATTACGATTTTGACCGTACTGATAAGCATAAATATTGCTACGGCAGAGTACAGAACCCTACCGTCAGGATTCTGGAAGATAAAATTGCGGCTTTGGAGCACGGAGCCGGAGCCCTAGCATTTGCATCGGGTATGGCAGCTGCCACAACAGCAGTATTGACCGCATGCAGGACAGGCAGCCATGTAATATGCATCCATAATTCCTATGGACCGTTAAAAGATTTTCTGACCGGATACTGCAAAGAACACTTGGATATTTCCACCACGTTTGTAAAAGGTGACTGTGTAGAGGAATTTGAAGGAAGCATAACGGATAAAACGGATCTGATTGTTCTGGAAAGCCCTTCTTCTCTTGTATTTTCCCTGCAGGACATTGAAGCGATTTCAAAGATTGCAAAAGAACATCAGGCACTTGTTTATATTGATAACACATTTTGCACTCCCATTTACCAGCAGCCCCTTACCCTTGGTGCAGATATTGTGATGCATACCACATCAAAATATATTGGCGGCCATAGTGACATAATAGGCGGCATGCTGGCAGTAAAAGATCCTGCACTGATGAAAAAACTAACAGCAAACAGGGAGCTGTTTGGCGGCATTGCAGGACCAATGGAAGCATGGCTGATGATCCGCGGCCTTCGTACATTGTCAGTCCGCATTGCGCAGCATCAGGAAACGGCTATGGAGGTTGCGAAGTTCCTTGAAAAGCATCCCAAAGTAAAGAATGTGTATTATCCTGGTCTGGAATCCCATCCCCAATATGGGCTGATGAAGAAACAACAATCAGGAAATACCGGATTGCTGAGCTTTGAGATCAATGGAACATTAAAGGACGCTGTAAAAGCAGCGGAAAGTCTTAGGATATTTAAGATCGGCGTATCATGGGGAGGTTTTGAGAGTCTGGCATTTTTACCCCATGCAAGGCTGGAAGAGAATGCATGCAAAGTTTTAGGAGGATCTCAGAATATTATCCGTATTCATTGCGGATTAGAAGGTACAGATGCCTTGATTTCAGATTTGGAATCGGCTCTTGCTCAAATATAA
- a CDS encoding carbohydrate ABC transporter permease — MKQKSRLQLKRACFIFLMVLPAIIIPIIFTYYPMIKGSMMAFQSYNLMNIKNIKWVGFDNFKKLFQHSASNTFYSTMWNTVKWVGISLLFQFMAGFAMALLLKKKFKGSGVYQGLIFFPWAVSGFIIGIMWRWMFNGTSGVINDMLIKMHLIRLPVGWLADKSTALYSCIIANIWYGIPFFTIMITAALRGVPEELYEAADVDGANPFQKFSGITVPCIRSVLLLTVLLRVIWIFNFPDLIYSMTQGGPAGSSNIITSYMMQLVQSLDYGMASAVGVLCIIFLMIFASFYLTLTKYTDKEA, encoded by the coding sequence ATGAAACAAAAATCGAGACTTCAATTGAAAAGAGCCTGTTTTATCTTTCTTATGGTTCTTCCCGCCATTATCATTCCTATTATATTTACATATTATCCCATGATCAAGGGATCCATGATGGCTTTCCAGAGTTATAATCTGATGAATATTAAAAATATCAAATGGGTGGGATTTGATAATTTTAAAAAGTTATTCCAGCACAGTGCAAGCAATACCTTCTATTCCACCATGTGGAATACCGTCAAGTGGGTCGGGATTTCACTGTTATTCCAGTTCATGGCAGGATTTGCCATGGCGCTGCTCTTAAAAAAGAAATTTAAGGGAAGCGGTGTGTACCAGGGCCTGATTTTTTTCCCTTGGGCAGTGTCCGGATTTATTATCGGGATCATGTGGCGTTGGATGTTTAATGGTACTTCCGGCGTTATCAATGACATGCTGATAAAAATGCATCTGATCCGCCTGCCGGTGGGTTGGCTGGCAGATAAAAGTACGGCGCTGTATTCCTGCATTATAGCAAATATATGGTATGGGATCCCATTTTTCACGATCATGATTACGGCTGCCTTAAGAGGGGTACCGGAAGAACTATATGAAGCTGCTGATGTGGATGGAGCAAATCCATTCCAGAAATTTTCCGGTATTACAGTACCCTGTATCCGGTCCGTATTATTGCTGACTGTTTTGCTTAGGGTGATCTGGATCTTTAATTTCCCGGATCTGATTTATTCCATGACACAGGGTGGTCCGGCGGGATCGTCCAATATCATCACGTCCTACATGATGCAGCTCGTCCAGAGTTTAGACTATGGCATGGCTTCCGCCGTTGGGGTATTGTGCATCATTTTTTTAATGATATTTGCATCATTTTACCTGACGCTTACCAAATATACGGATAAGGAGGCATGA